The sequence below is a genomic window from Posidoniimonas polymericola.
GCGTGCTGGTTGCCAAACCAGAGCGGCGGCCAGGAGCCGTCGTCCTGCTGCTGGCGGGCGAGGTAGGCGAGGGCGCGGTGCTGGGCCCGGCGGAGTGGCTGTCGGAGTTCGGCCGGCAGTCGATCACGCCACACGCGCCAGGCCCTAAGGGCGTGGGCGGTGATGTCGCAGCTGCTGCGGTCGAAGGGGAGGGCGCCCCAGCCGCGGCAGAAAGTCGGCAGGCCGCCGTCGCTGTTTTGGAGGCTGAGCAGCCACCGCACGCCGGCCGCTGCGGGGCCAACGTCGGCGACTCCCAGCGTGTCGAGGGCGAGCAGCGCGCCGGGCGTGTCGTCGGCGTCGGGAACGCCGCCGGGCAGATCGGTCCAGGCCCATCCGCCGGGGTCGGCCTGCGTGTACGGGTGGACCAAGCGGTGCTGCTGGGCGAGGAGCCAGTCGCGGATTGGCGCCGCGTCATCCTCCGGCAGCGGTTGGTCGCCCGAGGCGACGGCTTTGAAAGAGAGGGCGTTGGTAGCGAGCGTCGTGACCCAGGTGGCGAGATTGGTGTCGATCGGCCAGCTGCCATCCGGTCTCGCGGAGCGGATGAGGAAGGCGATGGCCTCGCCGACGACGGGGTGCGTGGCCTCGCCCGCGCCGAGCAGGCCGAGCGTGACGAAACTCGTGAGCGGCGTCGCTTCGAGGAAGCCGCCGTCAGCGGGCTGTATCGAACGGAGCACCGACAAAGCCCGGCGGCGGGCAGCCGACCGGATCGCAAGCATCAACGGGTTCCGCGTCGGGCGGTTGGTGTGCCTGACCAGACCAATGGCGATCAGCGCCGGCAACGCGTAGCTCACCACGCGGAGCCGCAATCGGGCGTACCAGGAGGGAGGGCAGACGGACATCTCGAACGGCAGCTGCGGCACGAGCCGCCACGACTCGCGGGACCTGCCCAGCGGGTCCTCGCCCAGCCTGCCGTGCAGGGCGAGGGTCGTCAGGATGGGGACCGAGAACGTGTGGTCCTTGCCGTACCGGCGGCGAACAGCGGCGGCGAGCTCGCTGGGCTCGATGCTGCCGGCGGCCTGTGTAAGCCAGGCGATCGCCGCCTGCTCGGCCGACCCGCAGGCCGGTTCGTTGGTCACGGCCGCCCAGCAGAGGGCGGTGGTGCTGATGTTGCTGAAGCTGAGCGTGGTGTCGCCCCAGCCGCCGTCGGCGTTCTGGTTGTCGACCAGCCACCGCAGCCCGGCGTCCACAAGACGGCGGACTTCCGCCGCCCGGCGTTCGTCCGCGGTCGCGGCGTCGATGAGGTAACGGCGCAACGCGCACACCGCCGTGGCTGTAGACAGAGCGCTGCTGGAGAGTTCGCCCTCCCAGTGCCCCTGCTCGCCGCGGAGCGAGAGCAGGGTCTCGCGTGCGGCGGCTAGAGCGTCGCGGCAATGCTGCAGATCGTCGGTGTCGGTGTTGAGCGTCACAGGCTCAGGTGTCCCAAGGCCAACAGGCCGTAGTAGGTGTACTCGCAGTCGAGGTCGTCGTCTTCCCAGTGGCCATGAAACCCCCCGCGTGCGGTCCACAGCGTGTCGATGAAGTCGAGGCTCGCTTCCTTCAGCGGGCCGAGGTCGCTGTGCATGCCGGCCAGGGCGTGCAACGCGGTCGCGGTCGACAACAGATCAGGATACAACGCCCCGCGGGCGGCGTAAAAACCTCCGTCGGGGTGAAGCTGTCGCAGCAGCCACAGCTCAAGCTCTGGGTCCGACGCAACCCCGCCCAGCCGTCGGTTGATCACCGCCGCCGCGGCCGACGACGGCGTTAGGCCGACCTGCGTGCCGGGCTCGTTCGAGTACCCTCCGTCTGATGTCCGCAGGGCGGCCACGCACCTGACCACGCGTTCTGGCTCGGGGGGGAGTCGGCCCAGGTCTTCATAGGCGCCCAGCGCCATGAAGCAGCCGTAGATGTCCCCCTGCTGGGATTCGAGGTCGATGTGGTACCCGCCGTCCGGCGTGCGCCCTTGCTCGATGCGGCCCAGCAGCGAGTCGACCAGCGGTCCGTCGACGCCGCCCGGGCGGATAGCGGACCAGCACCGGGCCAGGCACGCGACATGGACGCTGTCGAGACCCTCGCCATCGCCGAAGCCGCGGAGGTACTCCTCAACCGGCTCGGTGGGAAGGTCTACGCTCAGCGCGGCGAGGCCCTGCAGCCCAAACGCCGTGTAGTACAGGTCGCTCTTCCCCTCACGGTCGTTGAAGCCGCCGTCGTCGTTCTGTTGGCCGCGGAGGTAGCCCTCGACCAGTGCCGCCGCGTCACCGAGCAGGCAGGGCGCCAGCCTCGCGACCTGCAGCATTTCGAGCCTCAAACTCACTGCACCAGTCCTTCACTTCCACGGTAAAGATCTTGCTGACAACCCGGCGCAGCAGGCCCTTGAGGCTAGCGTTGTGCAGCTCGCCCAGGCACTGGATGGCCTCCTCCTTGTACGACTCCTGGAGCACCCGACAGCGTGAGCCGACCTCGTACTCGTCGATCAGCTGGTGGAGCTTGACGATTTCGTCGGTCGAGCACTCACGCCGCCACGCCTTCTCGACCAGCGCCCGCTCGTCCGGCTTCGCCTTGGTGCGGTCGTGGAGCACGGCGAGCGGCAGCGTCGGACGCATCGCTTGCAGGTCGTTGGGCTGGGAGTCGTCGGTCAGGTCGTCGATGTCGTCGCGGATCTGGTAGGCGATGCCAAGGGCCTGGCTGTAGCGGGCGATCACCGCCATGGCTTCCGGGCCCTCGCCCGCCAGCGAGGCGCCCAGCCGCAGCGCGACCTCGAACGCCGGCGAGGTTTTCTGCCGGAAGATGTCGAGCACCTCGAGTGAGCTCAGCGGCCGCGGGTTGCGGGTCCAGTTGAGCTCGGCGCCCTGCCCAAGGCACAGCGACCGGTGCCCGGCCGCGGCGTCGCGAGTCATGGTGAGGAGCCGTTGGGCGTCGATGTCCTGGTCGCAGTCGGCGATCAGCCGGTACCCGTCGCCGATCAGGAGGTCACCCAGGTTGAGGGCGACCGGCACGCCGTAGTCGATGTGGAGCGTCGCCTCGCCGTAGCGGTAGTCGTCGTCGTCCTCGATATCGTCGTGCGCGAGCGACGCCTTGTGGAAGCACTCGACCGCTACCGCCGCCCGCTTCACCGACAGCGGAACTTCGGCCTCGGGGTCTTCCTGGGCCGCCTTCCAGACGCAGGCGGTCAGGAACGGCCGCCAACGCTTGCCTTCCTTCGCCAGCCAGCCGCGGGCCTGCTGCTCGGTTTCGCTGGCGGCGGGGCCCATTATCTCGGCGAGCGAGTCGGCTTCGAACCAGGTCTGCACCTCGGCACGCAGCGCGTCGAGGTTCAGGCGGTGCGTGCGGTCGGCGCTGCTGAGGTGGATTACTTCCCAGATCCAGTCGACGTCGACCGTGACGTCCTTGCAGTCGTCCTGCAGGAGTGGTACTGCGATGCCGGGGATGGCGGCGGCCTCCATGTACGGGAACGCCTTCTCGAGCACCGACAGGCAGCTCACGCCGACGATGGCGTCGATCTGGCCGGTCTCGATGATGGACATCACCAGGGCCGAGCCCTCTGCGACCAGCACCGCGTAGCCGAGCTTCTCGGCTTCCTCCTGCAGGTCCTGGATCGTGCAGAGACCGCACTGCTTGCAGAGCAGACCGAATTCGTCGAACGGGGCGGGGCACAGGTCTTCAATCCGCAGGCACTTGGGGAGCAGCAGCAGCCGGCGGTTGTAGGGAACGGTCGCCAGCTGGTCCCGCCACACCTCGCTGTTGAGCAGGATACCCGCGTAGTCGACATACTTGGCGTCGAGGCCGTGCTGTTCCGCGAAACGCTCCGACACAGAACGGAGGTTTGTCATGCTCAGCGGTGGCGTCAACCCTTCGCTGCGTACGAACTCGCGAAGCTGATTGCGGAGGACTTCCCGCTCCTGACGGGTCTGCGGGATGCTGTCCTGTGGCTGCCGCTCGCGTTGCACGGGAACGGCTCGCGGCAGGGTGACAACGGGCAACTGCATAGAAGTCTCGAGATGGAATTCGTTCTAGGAGTTGGGGCGGAGCGGTGTGCGGCGGACGACGCCGGCGAGCCCCTTCGGCGAGCCAAGGTCGGCGAGCGGCGTCCCCTCGGGGGCACGCTAGGTGTAGGCTCCGAAACCAAAGTACCAGTACTTCTTAGCGAATCGGTAGAGCCACTGCTTCTCTGGCACGGTGTGCTCTGGGTTGTGCTGGCTGACGCGGGGTTCCAGCAGGTCGAGCTCGGCTAAAGCCGTGCCGCGCTGGGTGGTGTCGCCGGCGCTGTGCCGGTTGACCAGGTCGCGCACCAGGTCGGGGCGTTCCAGGACCACGCACCCGCGGGTCGCCTCGGCGGAGGTCCGGCGGAAGTCGTCCAGGAACTCCGACTTCGTCATGATATCGTATACATCCGGCCCGTCGTGAATGGTTTCCTTCGCAAATTGTATAATTGGGCACGGTTCGATCGCGCCCGAAGGACCGATGTGGTGGCTGATGCCGGTCGCCATCGGGCAGAGCGCCTCGCCGCGGTCGTCCCAGTAAGGCTCGACTATGCCGATCGCGGCTTTGGTCCGCATTTCGACGATGAACTTCCGGAGGTTCAGCAGCTGTTCGGGCGTGAGGGCCAGCTCGGGCGTGGGGCTCGGTCCGACCACCCTGTACGCATGGAACCAGACGTAGTGGACGCCGAGCTCGATCAGCCGGTTGAGCCACTCCTTGCTGACCAGATCGTAGTTGGTCTGGCAGATGCTGCTCGCAACGCCGACGATCAGCCGGTTGCGGACACAGTTTTTAACACCCTCCATGGTCTTGTTCAGCACGTCGCGTCCGCCACGGCGCTCGTCGCTAACGACCTCCGAGCCCTCGATCGAGATCAGCGGCGTGGCGTTGCCGAGTTTGCGGAGCTTCTTGGCGACCTCGTCGGTGATCAGCTGCCCGTTGGTGAAGATCTGGAAGTAGCAGTCGGGGTGGCGCTCGAGCAGCTTC
It includes:
- a CDS encoding prenyltransferase/squalene oxidase repeat-containing protein encodes the protein MTLNTDTDDLQHCRDALAAARETLLSLRGEQGHWEGELSSSALSTATAVCALRRYLIDAATADERRAAEVRRLVDAGLRWLVDNQNADGGWGDTTLSFSNISTTALCWAAVTNEPACGSAEQAAIAWLTQAAGSIEPSELAAAVRRRYGKDHTFSVPILTTLALHGRLGEDPLGRSRESWRLVPQLPFEMSVCPPSWYARLRLRVVSYALPALIAIGLVRHTNRPTRNPLMLAIRSAARRRALSVLRSIQPADGGFLEATPLTSFVTLGLLGAGEATHPVVGEAIAFLIRSARPDGSWPIDTNLATWVTTLATNALSFKAVASGDQPLPEDDAAPIRDWLLAQQHRLVHPYTQADPGGWAWTDLPGGVPDADDTPGALLALDTLGVADVGPAAAGVRWLLSLQNSDGGLPTFCRGWGALPFDRSSCDITAHALRAWRVWRDRLPAELRQPLRRAQHRALAYLARQQQDDGSWPPLWFGNQHATAVDETNLTYGTSRVLLALADLLAADEPLGAASAARAADWLVAAQNADSGWGGVGGVPSSIEETALAVEALAAYAASTNPTDAHLAAVRSGAQWLIERTSGGTEFPPTPIGFYFAKLWYHERMYPVVYTVAALGRATLLLATVDQPSAVSTGATA
- a CDS encoding prenyltransferase/squalene oxidase repeat-containing protein, with the translated sequence MLQVARLAPCLLGDAAALVEGYLRGQQNDDGGFNDREGKSDLYYTAFGLQGLAALSVDLPTEPVEEYLRGFGDGEGLDSVHVACLARCWSAIRPGGVDGPLVDSLLGRIEQGRTPDGGYHIDLESQQGDIYGCFMALGAYEDLGRLPPEPERVVRCVAALRTSDGGYSNEPGTQVGLTPSSAAAAVINRRLGGVASDPELELWLLRQLHPDGGFYAARGALYPDLLSTATALHALAGMHSDLGPLKEASLDFIDTLWTARGGFHGHWEDDDLDCEYTYYGLLALGHLSL
- a CDS encoding polyprenyl synthetase family protein, giving the protein MQLPVVTLPRAVPVQRERQPQDSIPQTRQEREVLRNQLREFVRSEGLTPPLSMTNLRSVSERFAEQHGLDAKYVDYAGILLNSEVWRDQLATVPYNRRLLLLPKCLRIEDLCPAPFDEFGLLCKQCGLCTIQDLQEEAEKLGYAVLVAEGSALVMSIIETGQIDAIVGVSCLSVLEKAFPYMEAAAIPGIAVPLLQDDCKDVTVDVDWIWEVIHLSSADRTHRLNLDALRAEVQTWFEADSLAEIMGPAASETEQQARGWLAKEGKRWRPFLTACVWKAAQEDPEAEVPLSVKRAAVAVECFHKASLAHDDIEDDDDYRYGEATLHIDYGVPVALNLGDLLIGDGYRLIADCDQDIDAQRLLTMTRDAAAGHRSLCLGQGAELNWTRNPRPLSSLEVLDIFRQKTSPAFEVALRLGASLAGEGPEAMAVIARYSQALGIAYQIRDDIDDLTDDSQPNDLQAMRPTLPLAVLHDRTKAKPDERALVEKAWRRECSTDEIVKLHQLIDEYEVGSRCRVLQESYKEEAIQCLGELHNASLKGLLRRVVSKIFTVEVKDWCSEFEARNAAGREAGALPAR
- a CDS encoding radical SAM protein gives rise to the protein MLLTTDKRALWKFAYNFGYKGMRSVQKFKKRLKQGEHFPPFLFISIINSCQLRCQGCWVDVASPRQMISLEDLDKLVTDAKKRGNSYFGLLGGEPFMHPGLLKLLERHPDCYFQIFTNGQLITDEVAKKLRKLGNATPLISIEGSEVVSDERRGGRDVLNKTMEGVKNCVRNRLIVGVASSICQTNYDLVSKEWLNRLIELGVHYVWFHAYRVVGPSPTPELALTPEQLLNLRKFIVEMRTKAAIGIVEPYWDDRGEALCPMATGISHHIGPSGAIEPCPIIQFAKETIHDGPDVYDIMTKSEFLDDFRRTSAEATRGCVVLERPDLVRDLVNRHSAGDTTQRGTALAELDLLEPRVSQHNPEHTVPEKQWLYRFAKKYWYFGFGAYT